The Pseudokineococcus lusitanus genome includes the window TCGACGTCGCGCACCTCGTCGTCCTGGACCCGACGTCCGCGCTGGCGGTGAGCGACGAGAGCGACGACGTCGCGTGGTGGCCGCTCGACGCGCTGCCCGACGGCGCGGGCGGCGGGCCGGCCGTCGTCCCGGACCTCCCGGCCCGCCTGCGCCGGGCCGCCGCCGCCCTGGCGGGCTGAGCGCCCGTCGGCCGGAGTCAGTCGTCGGCGTCCTCCGCGGGCGCCGGCGCGCCCGTGCGGGCCGCCTCGGCCGTGGACCACCCCTCGAGGAAGCCCCGCGCCCGCTCGGAGCGCGGGTAGGCCGCCAGCAGGGCCCAGAAGTCCTCGCCGTGGCCCGGGACGAGCAGGTGGGCGAGCTCGTGGAGGAGCACGTAGTCGACGACCCAGGCCGGGAGCCCCTGCAGCTGGGTCGAGAGGCGGATGCTGCCGTCCGCGGGGGTCGTCGAGCCCCACCGGGACCGCTGGTTGTCGACCCAGCGGACCGACGTGGGGCGGGCCCGGCCGTCGAGGTAGCGCTCGGCGAGCCGGGCGGCGCGCTGCTCGAG containing:
- a CDS encoding M48 family metallopeptidase — translated: MPSAATPAAGGTPAAAPGGDVAVRVRRSDRRRRTVTAYREDGGVVVCIPARFTAAEEAEWVQRMLARLAARDGRRRLGDDDLEQRAARLAERYLDGRARPTSVRWVDNQRSRWGSTTPADGSIRLSTQLQGLPAWVVDYVLLHELAHLLVPGHGEDFWALLAAYPRSERARGFLEGWSTAEAARTGAPAPAEDADD